From the Planktothricoides raciborskii GIHE-MW2 genome, the window TAGAGTTTCTTCTCGCTGTTCTAACTGAGTTTCTAGAGACTGTTGATTTTGTTGCAGCAATTGAATTTGGGCTTTATAATCCCGCGATCGCTCTTTCGCCGCTTCTGCTAATCGATCGTATTCATCCAGTCGCAACAGAGAGGCTAAAACTTGTTTGCGTTCGCTGGGACGCTTGAGCATAAATTCATCGGCCCGCCCCTGACGTAAATAAGCGGAATTGACAAAAGTTTCATAATCAATCTTGATATGTTGGATAATTTTTTGTTGGGTTGCCCGTAAACTGCGTTCGGTCAGGGAACGAAACTGAACCTGTAGCTCATCTTCACTGGTAGCGATTTGAAATTCCAAGGTGCTGGTTTGTCCCCGTTGCCGCGATCGCCGGACTCTGAGGATTTGTTCGTCGCACTGAAAAGTAAAGTCCACACAAACTTCTGTCGTTCCCGTATGAATAATATCGTCATCAGTCCCCGCACGGCTATTGCCCCAAATTGACCAGGCGATCGCCTCTAACAACGATGATTTGCCAGCCCCATTTGGCCCGCAAATACAAGCAGTGTGTAACCCGCGAAAATCCAGACTCGCTTCACGGTAGCTCAGAAAATTTTTTAAATTCAGTTGGAGCGGAATCATTCAAATTTAGGCCAAATTTTAGCATTTATGATGATTGTGCAGATTTGCTCTGCTCGGTCTGTTGCCGTTTTCTGAAAAATCTTCGGAACTTAGCCGATGTTAATTTTCCAGACGATCGCCTCTGAAGTAATCCTATCATATTTAACTGGCTTTAACATTATTATGCCGCGATTTTTTTTATTTTACCCCAATACTGCTTCAATATATAAGCCATTCATCAATCAAGCTAAACCCTAAATCCCCAACCCCAAATCATCACCATTTTTGGCTATTTTGTCGATAGCCGAGCCATCCAGCGGGGATGGATTTGCCGTTGTCACCGTCAAGTCCATCTTGGCCTAAAAACCCATGAATATGAAGTTTTTTAACAAATCGTCAGCATCAATCGTCCGCGTCTACTGAACAATTTTATTCCCGCAGTAAAAATATCCTGATCGGCGATCGACGCTTCAGAAAAGCGACAACACATCTATTACAGGATACCAGGATATCAACTCATGGCTACTCAAAAATTTTCGCTCTTAACTTTAGTTTTCATCGCTCTTTCTCTAATCTCTCACAGTTACGGTGACTACACCACCGGGCTTTTCGGCTCAGAACCAAGGCTGTTCCAACAAAGGGAAAGCACGATCCTGGTGGGAAAACATCCTCTAACTCCCCCTGGAAAACCAGCCCCCGATAATTCCTCCAGTAGCGGTAGCACCACATAAGCTAGAATACTGACTCGAACCCCGTGAAAAAATTCGTCAAATTTTTATCTTTGTTTAATCTTTGAGTCAATAACTCAGCAGTGATAAATCCCCAGAACTAATCATACGGCGATCGCGATCGCGATCGTGATGGAGATCGCGATCGCCCCATACTTTGCCCATACTTAAGTGACAGTCCGACCCCCTGTTACATAGAATTTTTATCCATTAGAATAAATAGAAGAAACTCAGCTTTTGTCTGGTATCTTGTATTCATTATGGGTGTTGAGCTTTTATGTGGCAACGGATCGGAGGATTGTTTCAGCAATGGAAAAAAACACTAATCATTGGCCCAACGGTGGCATCTTTGATTATTCTGGGTGATTGCAAAGGCTCGTTTCAACTGCTAGAGTGGGCAACTTTAGATCAATTTTTTCGGCTACGTCCCCTGGAACAACCCGATTCCCGCTTGGCGATTGTTTCCATCGAGCAATCAGATATTAATCATTTGGGGACATGGCCAATACCTGATGCTATTTTAGCAGATTTAATTGAAAAAATAAATCAACAAAGTCCCCGGGCAATTGGATTATTAATGTATCGAGATATACCCATAGACCCCGGAGATGACCAATTAATTGATATTTATAAAAATACTCCTACTTTAATGGGAATTGAAAAAGTAGTAGGAGAAACGATTCCTGCCCCTTCTTGGCTGGCAGAAAAAGGGCAAGTGGGCATCAGTGATGTAATGTTAGATGCTGATGGGAAACTGCGCCGTGCCTTAATCTCTGTGCAACTAGATTCTGGGGTAGTCAAAGAGAATATAGCGGTTAAATTAGCCTTAAAATATTTAGCATCTGAGGGAATTTTTCTCACTCCCATTGCCGAAGAAAGCGATGCTTTCCAGTTGGGAAAAAGCGTGTTAACCCCTTTAAATGAAAACAATGGAGCCTATATCGGCACAGATTTTGGCGGCTATCAGATTTTATTAAACTATCGCGGCTTAATCGAGCGGTTTAAAGTAGTTTCCCTGACCGATGTGCTGCAAAATAAATCAGAATTAGAAAAAAAAGAAATTTTTCGCGATCGCATTGTCTTAATTGGGGCGACTTCTCCCCGGTTTGGCGAAATGTTTTCCACTCCTTACCAACCCTATTTATTAGGAACGGATTCAAGAGTTCCTGGCATTGTGATTCAGGCCAATTTAACCAGCCAAATTATCAGTGCAGCCTTGGACGGTCGTCCCATGATTAGAGTCTGGTCAAAGCAGCAAAAATGGTTATGGATTATTTTCTGGTCTTTTCTCGGCGCGATCGCCGCTGCTCACTTAGGAGAAATCAAGCCAATTTCCCTGAGAAGTTTTCGCTGGGAACTCTTCCCTATCCTCCTAGGAATTGGCAGTTTATTTGGTATTAGTTATAGTGCTTTTCTCTGGGGTTGGTGGCTGCCGGTGATTTCTCCGTTAACTGGATTCATTAGTGCCGCGATCGCCCTAATTGCCTATCAACATTATCAACTATCTCACCTCGCTTCAATAGATAGCCTGACTCAACTTGCTAATCGCGGTTACTTCGATCGCTATCTCAACTCTTTTTCTGATTCTTGCGGCAAAAAAGCGCATCTTGCTTTAATTCTTTGTGACGTAGATTGTTTTAAACTTTTTAATGACACCTACGGTCATCAAGCCGGGGATGATTGTTTGCGACAAGTCGCCAAAGCCATTACTCAAGCAGTCCGTCGCACAGATATCGTGGCTCGTTACGGAGGGGAAGAATTTGTAGTAATTCTACCAAATACCAACGCCGAAACAGCGGCGCAAGTTGCCGAAAGAATTCGCCTACAAGTTAGGAAATTAGAAATTCCTCACGCTCACAACAAAGCTTTTCAGTATGTCACCCTCAGTTGTGGCGTAGCCAGCACTTTAATTAATGCTGATTTTTCTCCCGCTGCTTTAATTAATACTGCCGACCAAGCCTTATATCAAGCCAAAGAACAAGGACGCGATCGGGTTTTATATGCCCTCAACTAAAATCCTCAGCGATCGCCACTTAGCCCGATTGACCTTGGGTTGGCAGCCATAGTCACCCATAGCAAAGCCATAGCAGAGGCGACGAAAATCATCGTCTGGTCAAAAATTAAGTTATATTTCTAAGTTATATTCTTAAGTTATACCGTTTCCAATTAAAAAGACGACAGTAGGGGCGCTACGGAAAAGTGCCCCAATTTACTTCGTAATTGTCGCTGTAATTTTTGAAATTGGTATTATATTCTATAGTCATCCTTAGTCAGCCGGGGAGTGAAATCATCGAGAGTTATGCAGAGATGGTAAAGAAGAGGGGAACTGATGGGCAAAAAAATTCAGGCAGAGAGGCGCGATCGCACTGTGATCTATAATTCGTCAAAGAATTCGTCAAAGAAACTCAGAAAAATTAATTATGGGGAAAAATATAAATTTACTCACTTGCTCTTATTGAATTTAAATAGGCTCAAAAATATAAACATTGACAAAAAATCTCAAAGAACTTAAAATATTTTAAGTAACAAGCTAATATTTTATCCCAAATTAGTTATTTGTTTCTATTTTGTATTTTTTATTACTAAGCCGGATGGTCGATTGGGTTATGTTCATAAAATCATTAAATAACTTTATTCTTAAAATAACCGATAAAATCCCGCTGCGGATCATGCTAATCGTGCCATTTGTGCTGCAAATTTTTGTTATAGTGGCACTGGTTGGCTACTTTTCCTGGCGCAACGGTCAAAAAACCGTCAGTAATTTTGCTCTCCAGTTAAGCACCCAAGTCACGAAACGGATCGATCTGCATTTAGAGAATTACTTGAATACCCCTCACTTATTCCACAAAATCAATGCAGCCACCGTGAGTAATGGCATTTTAGATGTAGAAGATTTGTTAATCTTACAAAAGCAGTTATGGTCAGAAATCCAGCTTTCCAATGCCATAGAATATATATATTTTGCCGATGATGAGGGCAACTTTATGGGAGTGCAAAAATATCTCGATGGCCGAACCGTGGTCAAATTTAGAGATTGGTATAGCGCTCCCAACCGCGAAATTTATTTACTCGATAATCAAGGAAATCGCCAAGAATTTATCAAATCCAGCGAATACGATCCGCGAACTAGACCGTGGTATCAAGAAACAATTAAAGCCCAAGCCCCTACCTGGAGTTCTATTTATATCTCGGCGGATTTGGGAATGTTACAAATTACCCCAGCGATTCCTGTTTATGATGCTAACAATCAACTGCGAGGAGTGTTTGGCATCAATTTAATGCTTTCTCAAATTAGTGAATTTCTCAACACCTTAGAAGTTAGTAAATCTGGGGAAGCTTTCATTATCGAAAGAAACGGAGATTTGGTGGCCAGTTCCACTCCAGAACCTCCGTTTATCACAACCACAGGAGAACCGGAACGACTGAATGCGCTGAATAGTCAGGAACCAGCCATTAAATTGACAATGCAGCAGCTTTTAAAAGAAGGGATCAGTCTGGAGGAAATTAACAGTTCGCAAAAGCTAATCCTTAAAGTCAATGGGCAAAAACAACTGGTTAGAGTCTCACCGATTCAAGACAATAAAGGCTTAAATTGGCTGATTGTGGTGGTGATTCCTGAAGCGGATTTTATGGAATATATCAACACGAATACTCGCACCACGATCGCCTTATGTGTTGTGGCGTTACTGGTAGCATTTTTATTCTGTTTACAGACCTCGCGGTGGATTGTCAAACCAATTTTGCGCCTGAAGAATGCGGCGAAACATCTAGCGGATGGAGAATGGGATCAAAAATTACCCATTACCCGCGCTGATGAACTCGGTGAACTGGCTAAATCTTTTAATAAGATGGCAGAAGAGTTAAAAGCTTCATTTATGACTTTAGAGTCTAAAAATGAGCAATTACAACGCTTAGATAAATTGAAGGATGAGTTTTTAGCCAATACTTCTCACGAACTCCGCACCCCACTGAACGGCATGATTGGCATTGCGGAATCGATGATTGATGGGGCAACGGGAGAATTGTCAGAACTGCAAAAGCAAAATCTTTTATTGATTGCCCAAAGTGGACACAGACTGGCTAATTTGGTGAATGATATTCTGGATTTTTCCAAGTTACAACATAATAATATTGAACTGCAACTAAAGCCCGTCGGACTGCGAGCGATCGCCGAAGTAGTGCTGACCTTAAGCCAATCTCTGATTAAGGGAAAAAATCTCCGGTTGATTAACCGGATTCCCCAGGAATTTCCCGCCGCTTTTGCCGATGAAAATCGCTTACAACAGATTCTTTATAATCTGGTGGGCAATGGCATTAAATTTTCTGAAAGTGGCACCGTTGAAGTTTCCGCCGCATTAAAAACCGGGAACGGGGAACCGGCAACAACCAATAACCAACAACCAATAACCAACAACCAACAACCAATAGCCAACAACCAACAAATTATGATTACGGTTGCGGATACGGGAATTGGCATTCCAGAGGATAAATTAGACAAAATTTTTGAATCCTTTGAACAAGGAGATGGGTCAACCGCTAGAGAATATGGAGGGACAGGTTTAGGGTTAGCGGTGACTAAACAATTAGTGGAGTTACACGGGGGAACTATTTCCGTAGAATCAACGGTTGGCAAAGGGTCAAGGTTTACTTTTACCTTGGCGATCGCGGCAGGATCAGGGGCAGGATCAGAGGCGATCGCATCAGCGCCAACGTCTCTCAAAGAAGACCGGATTTTATCTTGGGAAAAGTCCGCCAGTGCAGCGATAGAAAAAGTGTCTTTGGGCTTAGTCAATTCCCAGGAAAACACCCATCAACCGGAAACATATCCAGAAATTTTGCATAATAATTTGCATAATAAATTTTCCTCAAATGAAGAATTAGATCGATTTAAAGTGTTGATCGTCGATGATGAACCCGTCAACCTTCAGGTATTGATCAATTACCTATCTTTACAAAACTATTCCATTACCCAAGCTTCTAATGGACAAGAAGCTTTAAACCTAGTGGCAAACGGGTTTAAACCTGACCTGATTTTATTAGACGTGATGATGCCCAAAATGACCGGGTATGAAGTTTGTGAAAAACTCCGTGAGCATTTCCCAGCGTCAGAACTGCCGGTTTTGATGCTGACGGCGAAAAATCAAATCTCTGACATGGTAGAAGGCTTTCAAAATGGGGCAAACGATTACCTGAGTAAACCGATTTCTAAAAATGAATTAATTGCTAGAATTAAAACTCACATGAAATTGGCCAAGATTAACATTGCCTATGGTCGCTTTGTTCCCCATGAGTTTCTACGCTTGTTACAAAAAGAGAGTATTCTGGAGGTCAAACTGGGCGATCAATCTAAAAAAGAAATGTCAATCTTATTCTCGGACATTAGAGATTTTACCTCTCTGAGCGAACAAATGAGTCCAGAAGAAACCTTTCAATTTATTAATGATTACTTATCCTGTATGGAACCAGCCATTCTGGAAAATAATGGCTTTATTGACAAATATATTGGCGATGCGATTATGGCCTTGTTTAGTCAGAGTGCCGATGATGCGGTGAAAGCGGGTATTTCTATGTTAAATCGATTAGAGGAATATAATCAAAATCGCATCCAAGCTGGGAAAATGCCGATTAAAATTGGGATTGGCATTAATACAGGAGATTTGATGCTTGGCACCGTTGGGGGGAAAGATCGCATGGATGGGACGGTGATTAGTGACGCAGTGAATTTAGCCTCTCGTTTAGAAGGCTTGACCAAAAATTATCGCGTGTCCTTGTTAATTTCTAACCAAACTTTTTTAAAGTTAGCAAATCCCAATGATTATGCGATTCGGTTGCTGGATCGAGTGCAGGTGAAAGGGAAATCAGAAATGGTGACGGTTTTTGAAGTATTTGATGCGGATCCCCCAGAAGTGAAAACCGCCAAGTTACTGACCCAAACCGCTTTTGAACAAGCGATATTGTTGTATCATCAACAACTATATCGAGAAGCGGCTGAATTGTTAGAGGATTGTTTAAGCAAAAATCCCGGCGATCGCGTCATAGAAATTTATTTAGAACGAACTCAGCAACTCGCGAATATGAGGTAAATTGGTGATTTGTTGTTGGTTATTGGTTGGTGGTTGTTTGTTGTTGGTTATTTGTAGGGGGCTGTTCGCGGAAATTTAAGGTATAAACAATCAACCTTTATTCCAGCCTAGTTTACCCCCGCGTGGGGGCACCACAGCCTTAAAAATGTAGGAAACCCAACGGAAGAATAATGTTGGGTTTCGTTCCAAAAGTCCAACCCCCGCCCCCCGCACGGGGGCAGGCTGGGGGCAGGCTCTACGAATAAAGCACTGCTTAGATAATTCACCACAGAGACACAGAGGCCACAAAAGTCTTAATTCTCTCTTGGTGTTCTTTGTGCCTTTGTGGTGAGTAAAATTTTTATATTAAACCAAGCATCAAAAATTATTGCTACAATTAAGGCGTTAATTTGGGCGTATGTAGGGGCGGTTCGCGAACCGCCCCTACTGTTGCATTGTTAATTGAAAACGGTATAACTACAAGCATGAATTAGTCGGATAGATCCGACCCCCGTTTTCACGGGGGCAGGCTTACGCTATGATCTGGGAAGTTTTAACCCCGACGGGTGTGATTTATTCAATAGAAAAACGCTTATTAGCTTATGACAAAATTCTACAACGCCTTCATTTCCTATGGCCGCGCCGATAGCAAAGAATTTGCTACAAAACTTTACAATTGCCTCACCAGCGCTGGCTTTAACATTTGGTTTGACCAAAACGATATTCCCTTGGGAGTGGATTTCCAAAATCAAATCGACGATGGCATTGCCAAAGCGGATAATTTCCTCTTTATTATTGCCCCGCATTCGGTGAATTCGCCCTATTGCCAGAAAGAGATTAATCTAGCAGTCAAATATAATAAGCGCATCATTCCCTTACTCCATGTTGAGCAAATTACCCAGGAAATTTGGCAAGAACGAAATCCCCAAGGGACAAAGGAAGACTGGGAAGCATATCAAGCCAAAGGTTTGGATTCTTCTTTGACCAATATGCCGCCAAAAATCGGCCAAATTAACTGGGCATATTTCCGGGAAGATGCGGATAATTTTGACACATCTTTTGCGGGACTTATCGAAGTATTCCACAGCCATGAAGATTATGTGAGACAACATACGGAAATATTAGCCAAAGCCAGGGAATGGGAGCAAAATAAAAAGCCCAGTCGTTACTTATTAATTGGGCAACAACTGCAAGCAGCAGAAGCATGGTTAGATATTCGGTTTAAAGAGGAACAAGCCCCCTGTCAGCCGTCGGATTTACATTGTGAATATATCTGTGAAAGCATTAAAAATGCCAATAATTTATTAACTCAGGTTTTTATCCGCTATGCTGAGGGCGATCGCGCAGTAATGAAAAAACTCACGCGAACATTGCAGCGAGAAAAAATCACGATATGGACTGAGAGAAGCGACATCAAAAAACGGATGAGTTTCCAGGAAAAACTGCATCGTGGTATCGCGATCGCGGATAATTTTGTTTACTTAGTTTCTCTAGAGTCACTCACCGCTGACTATTGCCAAACCGAAATAGATTTAGCCTTATCTTATCACAAGCGAATAATATGTTTTATCGTGCCATCCCCAGAAATAGAGGCATTGCCAGAATTTAGTTATGAAAGCCAGACAAATGAGTTAATTAAACAAATTAAAGACGATGAACTATATTATCATCAGCATAAGATTTTATTAGTGCAAGCCCTGAAATGGCAAGATCAAAATCATAA encodes:
- a CDS encoding CHASE2 domain-containing protein, coding for MWQRIGGLFQQWKKTLIIGPTVASLIILGDCKGSFQLLEWATLDQFFRLRPLEQPDSRLAIVSIEQSDINHLGTWPIPDAILADLIEKINQQSPRAIGLLMYRDIPIDPGDDQLIDIYKNTPTLMGIEKVVGETIPAPSWLAEKGQVGISDVMLDADGKLRRALISVQLDSGVVKENIAVKLALKYLASEGIFLTPIAEESDAFQLGKSVLTPLNENNGAYIGTDFGGYQILLNYRGLIERFKVVSLTDVLQNKSELEKKEIFRDRIVLIGATSPRFGEMFSTPYQPYLLGTDSRVPGIVIQANLTSQIISAALDGRPMIRVWSKQQKWLWIIFWSFLGAIAAAHLGEIKPISLRSFRWELFPILLGIGSLFGISYSAFLWGWWLPVISPLTGFISAAIALIAYQHYQLSHLASIDSLTQLANRGYFDRYLNSFSDSCGKKAHLALILCDVDCFKLFNDTYGHQAGDDCLRQVAKAITQAVRRTDIVARYGGEEFVVILPNTNAETAAQVAERIRLQVRKLEIPHAHNKAFQYVTLSCGVASTLINADFSPAALINTADQALYQAKEQGRDRVLYALN
- a CDS encoding response regulator — protein: MLIVPFVLQIFVIVALVGYFSWRNGQKTVSNFALQLSTQVTKRIDLHLENYLNTPHLFHKINAATVSNGILDVEDLLILQKQLWSEIQLSNAIEYIYFADDEGNFMGVQKYLDGRTVVKFRDWYSAPNREIYLLDNQGNRQEFIKSSEYDPRTRPWYQETIKAQAPTWSSIYISADLGMLQITPAIPVYDANNQLRGVFGINLMLSQISEFLNTLEVSKSGEAFIIERNGDLVASSTPEPPFITTTGEPERLNALNSQEPAIKLTMQQLLKEGISLEEINSSQKLILKVNGQKQLVRVSPIQDNKGLNWLIVVVIPEADFMEYINTNTRTTIALCVVALLVAFLFCLQTSRWIVKPILRLKNAAKHLADGEWDQKLPITRADELGELAKSFNKMAEELKASFMTLESKNEQLQRLDKLKDEFLANTSHELRTPLNGMIGIAESMIDGATGELSELQKQNLLLIAQSGHRLANLVNDILDFSKLQHNNIELQLKPVGLRAIAEVVLTLSQSLIKGKNLRLINRIPQEFPAAFADENRLQQILYNLVGNGIKFSESGTVEVSAALKTGNGEPATTNNQQPITNNQQPIANNQQIMITVADTGIGIPEDKLDKIFESFEQGDGSTAREYGGTGLGLAVTKQLVELHGGTISVESTVGKGSRFTFTLAIAAGSGAGSEAIASAPTSLKEDRILSWEKSASAAIEKVSLGLVNSQENTHQPETYPEILHNNLHNKFSSNEELDRFKVLIVDDEPVNLQVLINYLSLQNYSITQASNGQEALNLVANGFKPDLILLDVMMPKMTGYEVCEKLREHFPASELPVLMLTAKNQISDMVEGFQNGANDYLSKPISKNELIARIKTHMKLAKINIAYGRFVPHEFLRLLQKESILEVKLGDQSKKEMSILFSDIRDFTSLSEQMSPEETFQFINDYLSCMEPAILENNGFIDKYIGDAIMALFSQSADDAVKAGISMLNRLEEYNQNRIQAGKMPIKIGIGINTGDLMLGTVGGKDRMDGTVISDAVNLASRLEGLTKNYRVSLLISNQTFLKLANPNDYAIRLLDRVQVKGKSEMVTVFEVFDADPPEVKTAKLLTQTAFEQAILLYHQQLYREAAELLEDCLSKNPGDRVIEIYLERTQQLANMR